One genomic segment of Helianthus annuus cultivar XRQ/B chromosome 14, HanXRQr2.0-SUNRISE, whole genome shotgun sequence includes these proteins:
- the LOC110909053 gene encoding uncharacterized protein At4g08330, chloroplastic yields the protein MASIYTCTTCGTNLNLHTSNLFPPDYYFEAGNKNTLSFADIDSSKFRFVKEDKIKPFFETLNYWGIQRKRTKLVCNSCGALVGHVYDDGPPMMTGTGQFGFGPSQAIPRAPRYRFKIKALRITSET from the coding sequence ATGGCATCGATCTACACCTGCACCACTTGCGGCACAAATCTCAACCTCCACACATCCAACCTCTTCCCACCCGATTACTACTTCGAGGCCGGCAACAAGAACACCCTCTCGTTTGCCGACATCGATTCTTCTAAGTTTCGATTTGTCAAAGAAGACAAGATCAAACCCTTTTTCGAGACCCTTAATTACTGGGGGATTCAGAGGAAACGAACCAAACTTGTTTGTAATAGTTGCGGGGCGCTTGTCGGCCATGTTTATGATGATGGTCCGCCCATGATGACTGGAACCGGTCAGTTTGGGTTTGGTCCCAGTCAGGCCATTCCTCGGGCTCCTAGGTATCGCTTTAAGATTAAGGCCTTAAGGATTACTTCTGAAACTTGA
- the LOC110909054 gene encoding serine/arginine-rich splicing factor SR45a translates to MADSPRRRYSQSPPYEAPPSRSRSRSRSRSRSWSRPRGRPASRSRSRSRGREEEIENPGNTLYVTGLSTRVTQEQLQDHFSKEGKVANCFLVVEPRSRISRGFAFITMETVEDANRCIKHLNQSVLEHRQITVERSRRKRPRTPTPGHYLGLKNARDTGYRGDRGGRYRGRDDYGYRRSPPRRSPPPYRGGGGGRDYSPPPRRSPPPYRGGGGRDYSPPRRSPYYGGRSRRERTRSPPYRSPERHYGRR, encoded by the exons GTACTCACAATCTCCACCCTATGAAGCACCACCATCAAGGTCTCGGTCCAGGTCACGCTCTAGATCAAGATCATGGTCAAGGCCTAGAGGTAGACCTGCATCTAGGTCAAGATCCAGAAGCCGTGGACG GGAAGAGGAGATTGAAAATCCTGGAAATACCCTTTATGTAACTGGCCTATCTACACGCGTCACTCAAGAGCAGCTTCAAGATCATTTTTCAAAAGAGGGAAAG GTCGCCAACTGCTTTCTGGTTGTGGAGCCTCGTTCACGCATCTCTCGTGGGTTTGCTTTTATAACAATGGAAACTGTTGAAGATGCCAACCGCTGCATAAAGCATCTTAATCAGTCGGTTCTGGAGCATCGTCAAATAACTGTTGAGAGG TCACGAAGGAAACGCCCTAGGACACCTACACCTGGTCATTACCTAGGACTGAAAAACGCTAGGGACACCG GGTATCGTGGTGACAGAGGCGGCAGGTATCGTGGACGTGATGACTATGGATACCGTAGGTCTCCGCCAAGGAGGTCCCCGCCACCATatagaggtggtggtggtggtcgtgaTTACTCTCCTCCTCCAAGGAGGTCTCCTCCACCGTATAGAGGTGGTGGCGGGCGTGATTACTCACCACCTAGGCGCTCGCCTTATTATGGTGGCAGATCAAGGAGGGAGCGAACAAGGTCTCCTCCATACAGGAGTCCTGAAAGGCACTATGGTCGTCGCTAG